In Solanum lycopersicum chromosome 5, SLM_r2.1, the following are encoded in one genomic region:
- the LOC101252286 gene encoding uncharacterized protein: protein MRTLCPNLDNEDGLETVLEVPIPEEMFVNASHKNNVKSWQNMKSWIKSHSGNNNHHDNYYYKSSAVSVIGGRNAEIQLLLGVVAAPLIPHPIKCNNHSLNKKINDHPIETSMAKYIVQQYIAAAGGEHALNSINSMYAMGKVKMIASEFIEGDGLGLNSGKVMKIKTAKNGAGEMGGFVLWQKRPDLWSIELVVSGCKISAGSDGKVSWRQTPWHHSHASRGPARPLRRSLQGLDPRSTADMFSDSICIGEKPVNGEDCFVLKFEAEPSSLKARSSSNVEIMRHTVWGYFSQRTGLLVQLEDSHLLRLKSPKDDVFWETTMESLVQEYRTIDGVNIAHSGKTCVSLFRFGENSEGHTRTRMEEVWTIEEVDFNIKGLSLDCFLPPSDMKKDDDQDIISDDDDINKNSRIEPKNNVIHNANNPKFITAIKGAAKIMAIDEDSQD, encoded by the exons ATGAGAACGTTGTGCCCTAATTTGGACAACGAAGATGGTCTGGAAACGGTACTTGAAGTACCGATTCCAGAAGAAATGTTTGTTAATGCATCACATAAGAATAATGTGAAGTCATGGCAAAATATGAAATCTTGGATTAAATCTCATAGTggtaataataatcatcatgataattattattataaatcaaGTGCTGTTTCAGTAATTGGTGGAAGAAATGCTGAGATTCAACTattgcttggtgttgttgctgCTCCTTTGATTCCTCATCCTATTAAATGCAATAATCATTCCCTTAATAAGAAGATTAATGATCATCCCATT GAGACTTCGATGGCAAAATATATAGTACAACAATATATAGCTGCCGCGGGAGGAGAACATGCTTTGAATTCGATTAATAGTATGTACGCGATGGGGAAGGTGAAGATGATCGCGTCTGAGTTTATTGAAGGAGATGGTTTAGGATTGAACAGTGGCAAAGTAATGAAGATTAAAACCGCGAAAAATGGGGCAGGGGAAATGGGAGGATTTGTGTTGTGGCAAAAGAGACCTGATCTTTGGAGCATTGAGCTTGTTGTTTCAGGTTGTAAAATCAGTGCTGGAAGTGATGGTAAGGTGTCATGGAGACAAACTCCATGGCATCATTCTCACGCCTCTCGTGGACCTGCTAGGCCTCTTCGTCGTTCCTTACAG GGTCTTGATCCAAGGTCTACTGCTGATATGTTCTCTGATTCGATATGCATTGGCGAAAAACCAGTGAATGGTGAAGATTGTTTTGTACTAAAATTTGAAGCAGAACCCTCATCTCTAAAAGCAAGAAGTAGTAGCAATGTTGAAATTATGAGACATACTGTTTGGGGCTACTTTAGCCAAAGAACAGGACTATTAGTCCAACTTGAAGATTCACATCTTCTTAGACTAAAATCTCCTAAAGATGATGTGTTTTGGGAAACAACAATGGAGTCATTAGTCCAAGAATATCGAACAATCGATGGTGTTAACATAGCACATTCTGGCAAGACATGTGTTTCACTTTTCAGATTCGGCGAAAACTCAGAAGGACATACAAGGACTAGGATGGAAGAAGTTTGGACAATTGAAGAAGTTGATTTCAACATAAAGGGACTGTCATTGGATTGTTTTTTACCACCTAGTGACATGAAAAAGGATGATGATCAAGATATTataagtgatgatgatgatataaaCAAGAATTCAAGGATTGAACCAAAGAATAATGTTATTCATAATGCTAATAATCCTAAATTTATAACTGCTATAAAAGGTGCTGCAAAAATTATGGCTATTGATGAAGATTCACAAGACTAg